In Jaculus jaculus isolate mJacJac1 chromosome 4, mJacJac1.mat.Y.cur, whole genome shotgun sequence, a single genomic region encodes these proteins:
- the LOC101612528 gene encoding LOW QUALITY PROTEIN: serine/threonine-protein phosphatase PP1-gamma catalytic subunit-like (The sequence of the model RefSeq protein was modified relative to this genomic sequence to represent the inferred CDS: substituted 1 base at 1 genomic stop codon), with amino-acid sequence MADMDKLNIDSIIQQLLEVRGSKPGKNVQLQENEIRGLCLKSQEIFLSQPILLELEAPLKICGDIHGQYYDLLRLFEYGGFPPESNYLFLGDYVDRGKQSLETICLLLAYKIKYPENFFLLRGNHECASINRIYGFYDECKRRYNIKLWKTFTDCFNCLPIAAIVDEKIFCCHGGLSPDLQSMEQIRRIMXPTDVPDQGLLCDLLWSDPDKDVLGWSENDRGVSFTFGAEVVAKFLHKHDLDLICRAHQVVEDGYEFFAKRQLVTLFSAPNYCGEFDNAGAMMSVDETLMCSFQILKPAEKKKPNATRPVTPPRVGSGLNPSIQKASNYRNNTVLYE; translated from the exons ATGGCGGATATGGATAAACTCAACATCGACAGCATCATCCAACAGCTGCTGGAAGTGAGAGGGTCGAAGCCAGGTAAGAATGTCCAGCTACAGGAGAATGAAATCCGAGGACTGTGCTTAAAGTCTCAAGAGATCTTCCTCAGTCAACCTATCCTACTAGAGCTTGAAGCACCACTCAAAATCTGTGGTGACATCCACGGACAATACTATGATTTGCTTCGACTGTTTGAATATGGTGGCTTCCCACCAGAAAGCAACTATCTGTTTCTCGGGGACTATGTGGACAGGGGGAAGCAGTCATTGGAGACTATCTGCCTCTTACTGGCCTACAAAATCAAATATCCTGAGAACTTTTTCCTTCTCAGAGGGAACCACGAGTGTGCCAGCATCAATAGAATTTATGGATTTTACGACGAATGTAAAAGAAGATACAACATTAAACTGTGGAAAACATTCACAGACTGTTTTAACTGTCTACCGATAGCAGCCATCGTGGATGAGAAGATATTCTGCTGTCATGGAGGTTTATCACCAGATCTTCAATCTATGGAGCAGATTCGGCGAATTATGTGACCTACTGATGTACCAGATCAAGGTCTTCTTTGTGATCTTTTGTGGTCTGACCCCGATAAAGATGTCTTAGGCTGGAGTGAAAATGATAGAGGAGTGTCCTTCACATTTGGTGCAGAAGTGGTTGCAAAATTTCTCCATAAGCATGATTTGGATCTTATATGTAGAGCCCATCAGGTGGTTGAAGATGGATATGAATTTTTTGCAAAAAGGCAGTTGGTCACTCTGTTTTCTGCACCCAATTATTGTGGAGAGTTTGACAATGCAGGCGCCATGATGAGTGTGGATGAGACGCTGATGTGCTCCTTTCAGATTTTAAAGCCTGCAGAGAAAAAGAAGCCCAATGCCACAAGACCCGTCACACCTCCAAGGG TTGGATCAGGCCTGAACCCGTCCATTCAGAAAGCTTCAAATTATAGAAACAATACTGTTCTATACGAGTGA